A window of the Vanessa cardui chromosome 25, ilVanCard2.1, whole genome shotgun sequence genome harbors these coding sequences:
- the LOC124540410 gene encoding modifier of mdg4-like: MASDEQFSLCWNNFHANMSAGFHGLLSRGDLVDVTLAAEGRILQAHKLVLSVCSPYFQEMFKMNPTHHPIVFLKDVSHSALRDLLQFMYQGEVNVKQEELASFISTAEQLQVKGLTGNQNEESSTPSKPKPTSRPGPRSSQQRQSVMTKLETDLDSKPSSTPVAIKRPNRPSIASNNSSSSQSGPAKRKCVDPLEAGPSGSAKEEFVTIPDEDENNAVAPKMEPEFVNESMWDEDDDGTNNDETNFGEDDSNMEMTGN, encoded by the coding sequence ATGGCGTCGGACGAACAGTTTTCGCTATGTTGGAACAATTTCCATGCGAATATGTCAGCAGGCTTTCATGGCCTGCTGTCGCGTGGAGACTTAGTAGATGTAACACTGGCTGCTGAAGGCAGAATATTACAGGCACACAAATTAGTTTTATCAGTATGTTCTCCCTATTTTCAAGAAATGTTCAAAATGAACCCCACTCATCATCccatagtatttttaaaagatgtTAGTCATTCAGCGCTTAGGGACTTATTACAGTTTATGTATCAAGGTGAAGTTAATGTTAAGCAAGAAGAATTAGCGTCGTTTATTAGTACCGCGGAACAACTTCAAGTTAAAGGTTTAACCGGTAATCAAAATGAAGAAAGTTCCACGCCATCCAAACCAAAGCCGACATCGAGGCCAGGCCCGAGGTCGTCACAACAAAGGCAATCTGTTATGACTAAGTTAGAGACTGATTTAGATTCTAAGCCCTCCTCAACTCCAGTAGCAATTAAGAGACCAAATAGGCCATCAATAGCATCAAATAATTCGTCATCATCTCAAAGTGGACCCGCGAAACGAAAATGTGTAGACCCATTAGAAGCCGGACCGTCAGGATCAGCGAAAGAGGAATTTGTAACGATACCCGACGAAGATGAAAATAACGCCGTGGCCCCGAAAATGGAACCTGAATTTGTTAATGAAAGTATGTGGGATGAAGATGACGATGGCACGAATAACGATGAAACTAATTTCGGCGAAGACGACTCGAATATGGAAATGACcggtaattaa